The following proteins are encoded in a genomic region of Anaerolineales bacterium:
- a CDS encoding transketolase — translation MADARNGRRTDDIRSLERTASKLREHVVRMIGVGKAGHLGGSCSLAEIAAALYFRAMRFDPKNIADPDRDRLLLSKGHSVLIQYAALIELGVIPLAEREKVKTLGGMLQGHPDMDKTPGIEAVTGSLGQGLSIGVGMALALRLDRRGARVFVIMGDGELAEGQLWEAAMAAARFGLDRITGIVDRNRIQATGPTREVFEIPQIEEKWRAFGWNTLTVDGHSIPAVLDALDRASGMHGAPTVIVADTVKGKGISFAEDTAAFHNGILTQGQYDLALAELQAAQAAPEEGRSA, via the coding sequence ATGGCTGACGCACGGAACGGCCGGCGGACCGACGACATCCGCTCCCTGGAACGGACCGCATCGAAGTTGCGCGAGCACGTGGTGCGGATGATCGGCGTGGGCAAGGCGGGCCACCTGGGCGGTTCGTGCTCGCTGGCGGAGATCGCGGCGGCCCTGTATTTCCGCGCCATGCGGTTCGACCCGAAGAACATCGCCGATCCGGACCGGGACCGCCTGCTGCTCAGCAAGGGGCATTCGGTGCTGATCCAATACGCGGCGCTGATCGAACTCGGCGTGATTCCGCTCGCGGAGCGGGAAAAGGTGAAGACTCTGGGCGGCATGCTCCAGGGCCATCCCGACATGGACAAGACCCCCGGGATCGAAGCCGTCACGGGATCGCTTGGCCAGGGGCTTTCGATCGGGGTGGGCATGGCGCTGGCGCTGCGCCTGGACCGCCGCGGCGCGCGCGTGTTCGTGATCATGGGCGACGGCGAGCTGGCGGAGGGCCAGCTTTGGGAGGCGGCGATGGCCGCGGCCCGCTTCGGTTTGGACCGCATCACCGGCATCGTCGACCGCAACCGGATCCAAGCCACCGGCCCGACGCGGGAAGTTTTCGAGATCCCGCAGATCGAGGAGAAGTGGCGGGCCTTCGGCTGGAACACCCTCACCGTCGACGGCCACAGCATCCCCGCCGTCCTCGACGCGCTCGACCGCGCCTCCGGCATGCACGGCGCGCCGACGGTCATCGTCGCCGATACGGTCAAGGGCAAGGGCATCTCGTTTGCGGAAGACACCGCCGCCTTCCATAACGGGATCCTGACCCAGGGGCAATACGACTTGGCGCTGGCCGAACTGCAGGCGGCCCAGGCGGCGCCGGAGGAAGGAAGGTCCGCATGA